The Dyella caseinilytica genome has a window encoding:
- the idi gene encoding isopentenyl-diphosphate Delta-isomerase: protein MDNQELERQEWRDSNEIVSFDDEPLVLVDHEDREVGFLDKASAHEGEGTLHRAFSLFVFNAKGELLLQQRAPGKRLWPGFWSNTCCSHPRRGETVDTAIHRRLKEELGLACELQYLFKFEYHAQFDADGAEHELCWVYAGRSDDAPTVNVNEISGLRYISPDALDAEMAAKPEAFTPWFKIEWERIRREHAHVFAPLSKG, encoded by the coding sequence TTGGATAACCAAGAGCTCGAGCGTCAGGAGTGGCGCGACTCGAACGAAATCGTGTCCTTCGACGACGAACCCCTGGTGCTGGTCGATCACGAGGACCGTGAAGTCGGCTTCCTCGACAAGGCCTCGGCGCATGAAGGCGAGGGCACGTTGCACCGTGCCTTCTCGCTGTTCGTGTTCAACGCGAAGGGCGAGCTGCTGTTGCAGCAGCGCGCGCCGGGCAAGCGCTTGTGGCCAGGCTTCTGGTCCAACACCTGCTGCAGTCATCCGCGTCGCGGCGAGACGGTGGACACCGCCATTCATCGCCGCCTGAAGGAAGAATTGGGTCTGGCCTGCGAGCTGCAGTATCTATTCAAGTTCGAGTACCACGCGCAGTTCGATGCGGACGGTGCTGAGCACGAGTTGTGCTGGGTCTATGCGGGTCGCAGTGACGACGCGCCGACCGTGAATGTGAACGAGATTTCAGGTTTGCGCTATATCTCGCCCGACGCGCTCGACGCGGAAATGGCAGCCAAACCTGAGGCCTTTACCCCTTGGTTCAAGATCGAATGGGAGCGAATCCGGCGTGAGCACGCTCACGTGTTCGCCCCCTTGTCCAAGGGTTAG
- a CDS encoding hydroxymethylglutaryl-CoA reductase, degradative: MSAESSSAERSRFPAFYKLSVSDRVRVMHERGWLSAEDYQSLVSGEHTLKIHKADKMIENVVGVMGLPVGLGLNFLVNHRDYIVPLVVEEPSIVAALSSAAKVVRGTGGFTVESTEPVLIGQVQVVDVPHLAHAKAALLQRKDELLNLANSLHPQMVARGGGAQDLEVHVHPRPEGGDMLVVHLLVDTRDAMGANLVNTMCEGVASLVETMTGGRVFLRILSNLTDRSMVRARCVIPVENLTGKGFTGEEVRDGIVLANEFASIDPYRAATHNKGIMNGVDAVALATGNDWRAIEAAAHAYAARGGRYTSLTRWYKGEKGELIGELDIPMKVGTVGGPLQSNATVALNLRLLGVKTARELAEIMGAVGLAQNFSALRALVTEGIQQGHMTLHARSVAVAAGATAEIFDTVVERLVESGEIKIWKAQEIVDQVRKESRGVPDVTEQSAVDHRACGHGKIILLGEHAVVYGSHAIAAPVPLAVRAVAQDTKSGGVDMFIPRWGVEYRLHRDPAHRDSFQRSLGIIFDTLELTERSMRIEVFPNVPRAMGLGGSAAMAVAVIRALDQHYKLGLGDEEINALAFRCEEVAHGSASGIDNTVATYGKPLLYKRASKKGDAPMVRELHLPKRIPIVIGISGKESLTAVTVGKVRTAWQRNPVLYDGIFQQIDGLTLQGMEAMQQYDLERLGDLMNICHGLLNALRVSSWEVEELVQIAREHGALGAKLTGGGGGGSIVALCPQNREKVAAAMRDAGYQAMEVDIG; the protein is encoded by the coding sequence ATGAGCGCCGAATCATCGAGTGCCGAACGGTCCCGATTTCCCGCTTTCTACAAGCTTTCGGTCTCTGACCGTGTTCGCGTTATGCATGAGCGCGGCTGGCTATCGGCCGAGGATTATCAGTCGCTGGTCTCCGGCGAGCACACGCTGAAGATCCACAAAGCCGACAAGATGATCGAGAACGTCGTCGGCGTGATGGGTCTGCCGGTCGGCCTTGGGCTCAACTTCCTGGTCAACCATCGCGACTACATCGTGCCGTTGGTGGTGGAAGAACCGTCGATCGTTGCCGCGTTGTCCTCGGCTGCCAAAGTCGTGCGTGGCACCGGCGGCTTTACCGTCGAGAGCACCGAGCCGGTGCTGATCGGCCAGGTGCAGGTGGTGGACGTGCCGCATCTTGCGCACGCCAAGGCCGCGCTGTTGCAACGTAAAGATGAGCTGCTCAATCTCGCCAACAGTCTGCATCCGCAGATGGTGGCGCGTGGTGGTGGCGCACAGGATCTGGAAGTGCACGTGCATCCGCGCCCCGAAGGCGGCGACATGCTGGTGGTGCACCTGTTGGTCGATACGCGCGACGCGATGGGCGCCAACCTGGTTAACACCATGTGCGAAGGCGTCGCCTCGCTGGTGGAAACCATGACTGGCGGCCGCGTCTTCCTGCGCATTCTTTCCAACTTGACCGATCGCTCGATGGTGCGCGCGCGCTGCGTGATTCCCGTTGAGAATCTCACCGGCAAGGGCTTCACCGGCGAAGAAGTGCGCGATGGCATCGTGCTCGCGAACGAATTTGCCAGCATCGATCCTTACCGTGCAGCGACACACAACAAAGGCATCATGAATGGTGTCGATGCCGTTGCGCTGGCGACCGGCAATGACTGGCGCGCGATCGAAGCGGCTGCGCACGCTTACGCTGCGCGCGGCGGCCGTTACACCTCGCTCACACGTTGGTACAAAGGTGAGAAGGGTGAACTGATCGGCGAGCTCGATATCCCGATGAAGGTCGGTACCGTCGGTGGTCCGCTGCAATCCAACGCCACGGTGGCGCTCAACCTGCGCCTGCTCGGCGTCAAGACGGCGCGTGAGCTGGCGGAAATCATGGGCGCGGTCGGTCTGGCGCAGAACTTCTCTGCGCTGCGTGCGCTGGTCACCGAAGGCATCCAGCAAGGTCACATGACACTGCACGCTCGCAGTGTCGCCGTCGCCGCAGGCGCAACTGCGGAAATCTTCGACACCGTAGTGGAGCGACTGGTGGAAAGCGGCGAGATCAAGATCTGGAAGGCCCAGGAAATCGTCGATCAGGTCCGCAAGGAGTCGCGCGGTGTGCCGGATGTCACGGAGCAGTCGGCCGTCGATCATCGCGCCTGCGGTCACGGCAAGATCATCCTTCTGGGTGAGCATGCCGTCGTTTACGGCAGCCATGCGATTGCCGCTCCGGTGCCGCTGGCTGTGCGTGCGGTGGCGCAGGACACCAAGTCCGGTGGCGTGGATATGTTCATTCCGCGCTGGGGTGTGGAATATCGCCTGCACCGTGATCCGGCGCATCGCGACTCCTTCCAGCGCTCGCTCGGCATCATCTTCGACACGCTGGAACTCACCGAGCGCTCCATGCGCATCGAAGTGTTCCCGAACGTGCCGCGTGCGATGGGACTGGGTGGTTCGGCGGCGATGGCAGTGGCGGTGATCCGCGCGCTCGACCAGCACTACAAGCTGGGCCTGGGCGACGAAGAAATCAACGCGTTGGCGTTCCGTTGCGAAGAAGTTGCACACGGTTCGGCCTCGGGTATCGACAACACGGTGGCCACCTACGGCAAGCCGCTGCTGTACAAGCGCGCCAGCAAGAAGGGTGACGCGCCGATGGTGCGTGAATTGCACCTGCCCAAGCGCATTCCGATCGTGATTGGTATCAGCGGCAAGGAAAGCCTCACCGCGGTAACGGTTGGCAAGGTGCGCACGGCATGGCAGCGCAATCCAGTGCTGTATGACGGCATCTTCCAACAGATCGATGGCCTCACGCTGCAAGGTATGGAAGCCATGCAGCAATACGATCTGGAACGTCTTGGCGACTTGATGAACATCTGCCACGGTCTGCTCAATGCCTTGCGCGTATCGAGCTGGGAAGTGGAAGAACTGGTGCAGATTGCACGTGAACACGGCGCACTCGGCGCTAAGCTCACGGGCGGTGGTGGTGGCGGATCGATCGTCGCACTGTGCCCGCAGAACCGTGAAAAGGTAGCGGCCGCCATGCGCGATGCCGGTTACCAGGCGATGGAGGTGGACATTGGATAA
- a CDS encoding mevalonate kinase family protein → MMELTASAPGKLVLLGEYAVLEGAPALVLAVDRRANVRIETHEDRVCHVHAPDLGISDAHAVIDGSTWRWQCDATTAGKLSLVEHVWQGLVREGLAPVNAGGFSLHLDTSGFFHADSEPRAKLGLGSSAALTVALASALAALAGHADVLSDRTQWLRRLFHMHGGWQGGRGSGVDVAASVAGGLIRYQLVGQAREPTFTSLQWPMAGVHCLFVWSGQSVSTHDFLQRLAQWREHRAADYTSHMSELGHLSDAALKALDRKDAESFIRLTDDYASALQAFGHACGLEIYSPEQKKLADMASQAGVSYKPCGAGGDFGVVFADNAERLATFERAIVSAGMHVVPLGLDSHGISSHMRQTPNLPPTRILT, encoded by the coding sequence ATGATGGAACTCACCGCAAGCGCCCCCGGCAAGCTGGTTTTGCTGGGCGAGTACGCCGTACTGGAAGGTGCGCCGGCGCTGGTGTTGGCGGTGGATCGTCGCGCGAATGTGCGCATCGAGACGCACGAAGATCGTGTATGCCATGTGCATGCACCGGATCTTGGCATCAGCGATGCACACGCGGTGATCGATGGCAGCACGTGGCGCTGGCAGTGTGATGCGACCACGGCAGGCAAGCTTTCGCTGGTCGAACACGTGTGGCAGGGGCTGGTGCGCGAAGGCCTGGCTCCGGTTAACGCTGGGGGCTTCAGCCTGCATCTGGATACATCCGGTTTCTTCCATGCAGACAGCGAGCCGCGCGCCAAACTGGGACTGGGTTCCAGTGCTGCACTGACTGTTGCGCTCGCCTCTGCATTGGCAGCACTGGCTGGTCATGCCGACGTGTTGAGTGATCGCACGCAGTGGCTGCGCCGTCTTTTTCATATGCACGGCGGCTGGCAAGGTGGTCGTGGCAGTGGCGTGGATGTTGCTGCCAGCGTGGCCGGCGGATTGATCCGCTACCAGTTAGTGGGACAGGCGCGTGAACCCACCTTCACCTCGCTACAGTGGCCGATGGCTGGCGTGCATTGCTTGTTCGTGTGGTCGGGGCAATCGGTCTCGACCCATGATTTTCTGCAGCGACTTGCCCAATGGCGGGAGCATCGTGCTGCTGATTACACATCGCATATGAGTGAGTTGGGGCATCTTTCCGACGCAGCGCTGAAGGCGCTGGACCGCAAGGATGCTGAGTCTTTCATCCGGCTTACGGATGACTACGCATCAGCCCTGCAAGCCTTTGGCCATGCATGCGGTCTGGAGATCTATTCGCCCGAGCAGAAAAAGCTGGCGGATATGGCATCTCAGGCTGGTGTCAGCTATAAGCCCTGCGGCGCAGGTGGCGACTTCGGCGTCGTTTTTGCCGACAATGCAGAAAGGTTGGCGACATTTGAACGCGCCATTGTTTCGGCCGGCATGCATGTCGTGCCCCTGGGACTTGATTCTCATGGGATCAGCAGCCATATGCGTCAGACGCCAAATCTTCCCCCCACCAGGATTTTGACGTGA
- the mvaD gene encoding diphosphomevalonate decarboxylase, with protein sequence MNFEPRADASGALHAASQAQPNIALVKYWGKRDTALNLPVVGSISITLDSLWTRTDVRFVPGQKHDVVSLNGRSDEAEAKRVTACMDLLRQRAGVDYGAEVASQNNFPTAAGLASSASGFAALVHAGARALGLELSLAEQSVLARRCSGSAARSIFGGYVEWAHGQLADGTDSVARPLLDADAWPLRVAVAITSRAAKQIGSTEGMCRTAQTSPYQSAWIDTQEADLDVARNAILARDFDALAAISEYSCLKMHALAMASQPGLLYWNGTTVECMHRVRALRQQGVPVFFTVDAGPQLKAVCAPSAIEQVKAALADVPGVLDVLDTGLGAGARAIPASELAT encoded by the coding sequence ATGAATTTCGAACCACGCGCCGATGCATCCGGAGCCCTGCATGCTGCCTCGCAAGCCCAGCCGAACATCGCGCTGGTCAAGTACTGGGGCAAGCGGGATACCGCGCTCAACCTGCCGGTGGTCGGTTCCATCTCCATTACGCTCGACAGCCTGTGGACGCGCACCGACGTGCGTTTCGTGCCGGGGCAAAAGCACGATGTGGTCAGCCTCAACGGCCGCAGCGATGAAGCTGAGGCCAAGCGTGTCACTGCCTGCATGGATCTCCTGCGGCAGCGCGCCGGTGTGGACTACGGCGCCGAAGTAGCAAGCCAAAACAACTTTCCCACCGCCGCTGGCCTGGCCTCTTCGGCCTCGGGTTTTGCCGCGTTGGTGCATGCCGGCGCGCGTGCACTGGGTCTTGAGCTGAGTCTGGCAGAGCAATCGGTGCTGGCGCGCCGTTGCTCCGGTTCGGCTGCACGCTCCATCTTCGGCGGTTATGTGGAATGGGCGCACGGCCAGCTTGCCGATGGCACCGATTCGGTGGCGCGTCCGTTGCTTGATGCCGACGCATGGCCACTGCGCGTGGCGGTGGCGATTACGTCCAGGGCTGCCAAGCAGATTGGTTCCACTGAAGGCATGTGCCGTACGGCGCAGACGTCGCCTTATCAATCGGCTTGGATCGATACGCAGGAAGCCGATCTGGATGTCGCGCGCAATGCCATTCTTGCGCGAGATTTCGACGCGCTTGCGGCGATTTCCGAATACAGCTGCCTCAAGATGCACGCGCTGGCCATGGCGTCACAGCCTGGCTTGCTCTATTGGAACGGCACCACAGTGGAGTGCATGCATCGTGTGCGTGCGTTGCGTCAGCAAGGGGTGCCGGTGTTCTTCACCGTGGATGCGGGTCCGCAATTGAAAGCGGTCTGTGCGCCGTCGGCGATCGAGCAAGTGAAGGCGGCGCTGGCCGATGTGCCCGGTGTGCTCGATGTGCTCGATACCGGCCTCGGGGCCGGCGCGCGCGCGATACCGGCGAGCGAGCTGGCGACATGA
- a CDS encoding DUF2147 domain-containing protein, which yields MFQRFCLSLLGFLLLWSGVGQVLAHDGYVPSGPSAIVGDWLVESRDAVIRIEQVGDEYQGYILWQLHDTYGPEDGPELNGKIVTDRHNPDPALRSQPLTGLRLLKGLSYDASNGKWVGGRVYNSDNGRTYNCLVRLLGPSRLQLRGYIGISLIGGNTVWSRVTMRTPVSGGLPFVMAAPDK from the coding sequence ATGTTTCAGCGCTTTTGCCTGTCCTTGCTTGGGTTTTTGTTGCTTTGGTCAGGAGTCGGACAAGTACTGGCTCATGACGGCTATGTCCCGTCCGGGCCCTCGGCGATCGTCGGTGACTGGCTGGTGGAAAGCCGCGACGCCGTGATTCGGATTGAACAGGTCGGCGACGAATACCAGGGCTACATCCTCTGGCAGCTGCATGATACGTACGGTCCGGAGGATGGTCCCGAGCTCAACGGCAAGATCGTCACGGATCGCCACAACCCTGATCCGGCCTTGCGCTCCCAGCCCCTGACCGGCCTGCGGCTGCTCAAAGGGCTGAGCTATGACGCCAGTAACGGAAAGTGGGTCGGCGGCCGCGTTTATAATTCCGATAACGGACGGACGTATAATTGTCTGGTCCGGTTGCTCGGCCCTAGCCGGCTGCAACTGCGTGGCTACATCGGCATCAGCCTGATTGGCGGAAATACCGTATGGAGCCGGGTCACCATGCGAACCCCCGTTAGTGGTGGCTTACCCTTTGTGATGGCTGCGCCAGACAAGTAA
- the hpnI gene encoding bacteriohopanetetrol glucosamine biosynthesis glycosyltransferase HpnI, which produces MSLSWIITAIIHGLGIALAFAAAGYACVALWAVLKAARAPRADGGRKPQPATVLKPLHGAEPRLYENLRSFCLQVHPDYQLVFGVREANDPAIAVVQRLRAEFPQRSIALVVDSRVYGANFKVSNLINMMPQAQHDWLVLADADISVPPDYLTRVTAPLADPGVGIVTCLYHGIPGPSFWSRLGRLFIDDWFAPSVRLSHAFGSTRFAFGSTIALRRNALQTIGGFEALRDTLADDFWLGELTRRAGLRTVLSDVVVGTDVGESKLKDLWTHELRWLRTIRSIAPAGFAMTFVCFTSPLLLLGLCLAPGAITAGLAVLGGGARVLLHFLQRRTSDQAFAWHEVLLIPLRDTLLLMEWAAALAGWQVRWRGQVMHARSGGSAP; this is translated from the coding sequence ATGTCGTTGAGCTGGATTATCACTGCCATTATCCATGGACTGGGCATCGCATTGGCCTTTGCCGCGGCCGGCTATGCCTGCGTCGCCTTGTGGGCGGTGCTCAAAGCGGCCCGCGCACCGAGGGCCGATGGCGGCAGGAAGCCCCAACCCGCCACCGTACTCAAGCCGCTGCACGGCGCCGAACCGCGTCTTTATGAAAATCTGCGCAGCTTCTGCCTGCAGGTGCACCCGGATTACCAACTGGTTTTCGGTGTACGCGAAGCGAATGACCCCGCCATCGCAGTCGTGCAGCGGCTCCGCGCCGAATTTCCGCAACGATCGATCGCATTGGTCGTGGATTCGCGCGTGTACGGCGCAAACTTCAAAGTCAGCAACCTGATAAACATGATGCCCCAGGCTCAGCATGATTGGTTGGTGCTGGCCGACGCAGATATCAGCGTTCCTCCCGACTATCTGACGCGCGTCACGGCACCGCTGGCCGATCCTGGCGTCGGCATTGTGACCTGCCTCTATCACGGCATCCCCGGCCCTTCGTTCTGGTCGCGGCTTGGCCGCCTGTTCATCGATGACTGGTTCGCACCCTCCGTACGCTTATCGCATGCGTTCGGATCCACGCGTTTCGCCTTCGGCTCGACCATTGCCCTGCGCCGCAATGCCCTGCAGACCATCGGCGGCTTCGAAGCCCTGCGCGATACCCTGGCCGATGATTTCTGGCTGGGTGAGCTCACCCGCCGCGCCGGTTTACGAACCGTTCTGTCGGACGTCGTAGTGGGCACGGATGTTGGCGAAAGCAAACTGAAAGACTTGTGGACGCATGAATTGCGCTGGCTGCGCACTATCCGATCCATCGCCCCGGCCGGTTTTGCCATGACGTTCGTCTGTTTCACCTCGCCTTTATTGCTGCTGGGACTATGCCTGGCTCCAGGCGCCATCACTGCCGGCCTTGCCGTACTCGGTGGCGGAGCGCGGGTTTTGCTACACTTTTTACAGCGGCGCACCAGTGATCAAGCCTTTGCCTGGCATGAGGTCCTGTTGATCCCCCTCCGCGACACCTTATTGCTGATGGAATGGGCAGCAGCCCTCGCCGGTTGGCAGGTAAGATGGCGCGGTCAGGTTATGCATGCTCGAAGCGGCGGTTCAGCGCCGTAG
- the hpnJ gene encoding hopanoid biosynthesis associated radical SAM protein HpnJ, protein MKTLFLQAPSFDGFDGGAGSRYQAKREIKSFWYPTWLAQPAAMVPDSRVLDAPADEISVEDSLRIAEGYDLVIIHTSTPSFPTDAKFAELLKERKPNVLVGLVGAKVAVDPTGSLTASAAIDFVAREEFDYTCKEVAEGRPFESITGISYKLADGSVQHNPPRAMIENMDDLPFVAPIYKRDLKISNYFIGYLNYPYVSIYTGRGCRSKCTFCLWPQTVGGHRYRTRSAANVLAEAKWIKENMPEVKELMFDDDTFTDSSNMERVHDIARGLGAMGWTWSCNAKANVPYESLKIMKENGLRLLLVGYESGDDQILHNIKKGLRTDIARRFTEDCRKLGIMIHGTFILGLPGETKETIDKTIQFAKEINPHTIQVSLAAPYPGTSLYKQAVESGWLKENEAVNLVNDKGVQLALIEYPHLSKQDIFHGVEKFYRAFYFRPSKIWEIVKEMLTSWDMMKRRLREGVEFFRFLRAHEA, encoded by the coding sequence ATGAAAACGCTTTTTCTGCAAGCTCCCTCCTTCGACGGCTTTGATGGTGGCGCCGGTTCGCGCTATCAGGCCAAACGCGAAATCAAGAGCTTCTGGTATCCGACCTGGCTGGCACAGCCGGCTGCGATGGTGCCCGACTCACGCGTGCTTGACGCTCCCGCCGATGAAATCTCGGTGGAAGACAGCCTGCGTATCGCCGAGGGCTACGATCTGGTGATCATCCACACCAGTACGCCGTCATTCCCGACCGATGCCAAGTTCGCTGAGCTGCTGAAAGAGCGCAAACCGAACGTGCTGGTCGGCCTGGTTGGCGCAAAGGTCGCGGTGGATCCGACCGGCTCGCTCACCGCTTCGGCGGCGATCGATTTTGTCGCGCGCGAAGAGTTCGACTACACCTGCAAGGAAGTGGCCGAAGGCCGTCCGTTCGAAAGCATCACCGGCATCAGCTACAAGCTGGCCGACGGCAGCGTGCAGCACAATCCGCCGCGCGCGATGATCGAGAACATGGACGACCTGCCCTTCGTGGCGCCGATCTACAAGCGCGACCTGAAGATCAGCAACTACTTCATCGGCTATCTCAACTACCCGTACGTGTCGATCTACACGGGCCGTGGCTGCCGCTCCAAGTGCACCTTCTGCCTGTGGCCGCAGACCGTTGGTGGTCATCGCTACCGCACGCGTTCGGCCGCGAACGTGCTGGCTGAAGCGAAGTGGATCAAGGAGAACATGCCCGAAGTGAAGGAGCTGATGTTCGACGACGACACCTTCACCGACAGCTCCAACATGGAGCGCGTGCACGACATCGCACGCGGCCTCGGCGCGATGGGCTGGACGTGGTCGTGCAATGCCAAGGCGAACGTGCCGTACGAATCGCTGAAGATCATGAAGGAAAACGGTCTGCGCCTGCTGCTCGTGGGTTACGAGTCGGGCGACGATCAGATCCTGCACAACATCAAGAAGGGTCTGCGCACCGATATCGCGCGCCGCTTCACCGAAGACTGCCGCAAGCTGGGCATCATGATCCACGGCACCTTCATTCTCGGCCTGCCGGGCGAGACCAAGGAAACGATCGACAAGACGATCCAGTTCGCCAAAGAGATCAATCCGCACACCATCCAGGTGTCGCTGGCCGCGCCGTATCCGGGCACCTCGCTGTACAAGCAGGCGGTCGAAAGCGGCTGGCTGAAGGAAAACGAAGCGGTCAACCTGGTCAACGACAAGGGCGTGCAGCTGGCGTTGATCGAATACCCGCACCTGTCCAAGCAGGACATCTTCCACGGCGTCGAAAAGTTCTATCGGGCGTTCTATTTCCGCCCGTCCAAGATCTGGGAAATCGTCAAGGAAATGCTGACCAGTTGGGACATGATGAAGCGTCGTCTGCGTGAGGGTGTGGAGTTCTTCCGCTTCCTGCGCGCACACGAGGCGTGA
- the hpnK gene encoding hopanoid biosynthesis-associated protein HpnK, with translation MQTSLNTAIRPRLIVTADDFGLHEAVNEAVERGYRDGVLRAASLMVAAPAAADAVVRAKENPGLAVGLHLVLADGRAMLPPSRIPDLVDAQGMFNSDMVRNGFRFFFLPHVRRQLADEIRAQFEAFAATGLPLDHVNAHKHFHLHPTILTMMLTIGREHGLRAIRLPSEPGMGPWLRPWLALMRWRMDKAGMTYNDHVYGLRHSGGMDEAVMLDILRELPDGLSEVYLHPASHGHLTESMVDYRHTDELAALLSVRVRDVIAERYQLCNGFSDPAAA, from the coding sequence GTGCAGACCTCGCTCAACACGGCGATCCGCCCACGGCTGATCGTCACTGCGGACGACTTCGGTCTGCACGAAGCCGTCAATGAAGCCGTCGAACGCGGCTATCGTGATGGCGTGCTGCGTGCGGCCAGCCTGATGGTGGCCGCACCGGCCGCGGCCGACGCCGTTGTCCGCGCCAAGGAAAATCCAGGTCTCGCAGTGGGGTTGCACCTGGTGCTCGCAGACGGTCGCGCCATGCTGCCGCCGTCGCGCATTCCGGATCTGGTCGATGCGCAAGGCATGTTCAACTCGGACATGGTGCGCAACGGCTTTCGCTTCTTCTTCCTGCCGCATGTTCGGCGCCAGCTGGCCGATGAGATCCGCGCGCAGTTCGAAGCGTTCGCTGCGACAGGCCTGCCGCTCGACCACGTCAATGCGCACAAGCATTTTCATCTGCATCCGACGATTCTTACGATGATGCTGACGATCGGCCGGGAGCACGGTCTGCGTGCGATCCGCCTGCCATCGGAGCCCGGCATGGGTCCTTGGTTGCGGCCGTGGTTGGCGCTGATGCGCTGGCGCATGGACAAGGCCGGCATGACCTACAACGATCACGTTTATGGGTTGCGCCACAGTGGCGGCATGGATGAAGCGGTCATGCTGGATATCTTGCGCGAGCTACCCGATGGCCTTTCCGAGGTTTATCTGCATCCCGCATCACACGGCCACCTGACTGAAAGCATGGTCGACTACCGACATACCGACGAACTTGCCGCTTTGCTGTCTGTACGCGTACGCGACGTGATCGCCGAGCGCTATCAGTTGTGCAACGGCTTCTCTGATCCGGCGGCCGCATGA
- a CDS encoding flippase-like domain-containing protein yields MSMKLFSYIAGLLGLAVAIALVAHQGWSEIATAIDHAGWPLLWLLPFHVLPLLLDVIGWRVLIAPRDPHRRATLPFLFWVASVREASNRLLPVANIGGEIIGIRLVKWRGIGGAAAAASIIMEVLLTLVNQYLFTALGIILLIELTRNISAFSTVISALAASLPLPIFLIILLRHGKVFSRLETFAEKLLGGRSKLTELIDGANLDLEIRAQYSRPLRLIVACGWQFLGYVVGSFETWLALHLLGYPISIWDAIAIEAVTQALRHIIFVVPAGIGVQEGGLVMFGSIIGLPPEASIALSLVKRMREIGFGVPALISWQWAEARRLYANNAIRAGSGQSPTSRES; encoded by the coding sequence ATGAGCATGAAGCTTTTCAGCTATATCGCCGGCCTGCTCGGCCTTGCCGTCGCGATTGCGTTGGTGGCGCATCAAGGCTGGTCGGAAATCGCCACCGCCATCGACCATGCCGGCTGGCCACTGTTGTGGCTGCTGCCGTTCCATGTGCTGCCACTGCTGCTCGACGTGATCGGCTGGCGCGTCCTGATCGCGCCGCGTGATCCGCATCGGCGGGCCACACTGCCCTTCCTGTTCTGGGTCGCCTCGGTGCGCGAAGCCAGCAACCGCTTGCTACCGGTGGCAAATATCGGTGGCGAGATCATCGGCATTCGCCTGGTGAAATGGCGTGGCATCGGCGGCGCAGCGGCTGCGGCCAGCATCATCATGGAAGTGCTGCTGACATTGGTGAACCAATATCTGTTCACCGCGCTGGGCATCATTTTATTGATCGAGCTGACCCGCAACATCAGCGCCTTCAGCACCGTGATTTCCGCGCTGGCCGCCAGCTTGCCGCTGCCGATCTTCCTGATCATCCTGCTGCGTCACGGCAAGGTGTTCTCGCGCCTGGAGACGTTTGCCGAAAAGCTGCTGGGTGGCCGATCCAAGCTCACCGAGCTGATCGACGGCGCCAATCTGGATCTGGAGATCCGCGCGCAATATTCGCGTCCGCTGCGCCTGATCGTCGCCTGTGGCTGGCAGTTCCTCGGCTACGTGGTGGGCAGCTTCGAAACCTGGTTGGCGCTGCATCTGCTCGGTTATCCGATCAGCATTTGGGACGCCATCGCCATCGAGGCAGTGACCCAGGCACTACGCCATATCATTTTCGTAGTACCGGCCGGTATCGGCGTGCAGGAAGGCGGTTTGGTCATGTTTGGCAGCATCATCGGGCTGCCGCCTGAAGCCAGCATCGCGCTCTCCCTGGTCAAGCGCATGCGCGAGATCGGCTTCGGCGTACCTGCCCTGATTTCCTGGCAATGGGCCGAAGCTCGCCGGCTGTATGCGAACAATGCGATTCGCGCCGGTTCCGGCCAGTCGCCTACTTCAAGAGAGTCTTAA